The following nucleotide sequence is from Allocatelliglobosispora scoriae.
GGCGGGTGAGCCACTCGCCACCGTGGTGAAGACGACCGCTGCGGCCAGCGCCAGCAGGGATAGCTTCCTGGACATGTATTCCTCCGGAATCGAGGTGTCGATGGACACCCCAAGGGCGTTCCGGACCGTGCCATGCCGTTCCATCCCGTTCCGGCCTGCGGTCAGTAGGCCGCTCCCACCTCGGACGGGATGGTCCGGGCGACCCCCGCGAGCAACTCCAGGCTGCGCCGCAGGGCGACCGGATCGGGTGAGGAGAGCGAGAGCCGCACGGCCTCCGGCGCCGGCGCTACGGCGAAGTCCGAGGCGGGGCTGATCACGATGCCGAGCCGGGCCGCGGCCGAGGTGAAGGCGTCCGAGGTCCACTTCCCGGGCAGCCGCCACCAGACGTGGTAGGCGCGCGGGTCCGACTGCAGATCGAACTCGGCGAGGACCTCACCGGCGATCGCGTGGCGGAAGACGGCGTCTCGCTGCTTGAGCCGGATGATCCGCTCGGCGGTGCCGTCGGCGAGGACGGTGACCGCGCAGGCGAGGGCGAGTCCGGGTGCCGTCCAGGTCCAGGAGCGGATCGCGGCGGCGAGCGGCTCGGTGAGGCGGGCCGGGCCGTGGACGAAGCCCAGGTTGAGGCCCGCCCCGACCCGCTTGGAGAGGCTGTCGACGCCGATCGTCTGCTGCGGGGCGTACGCGGCGAGCGGCAGCGCCTCGTCGTCGAGGAAGGAGTTGATCCCGTCCTCGATCGCGACGAGTCCGAGGTCGGCGAGGCAGGCGCCGAGCTCGGCGCGCCGCTGAGCCGGCATGGTGGTGCCGAGCGGGTTGTGCAGGGTGGGCTGGACGTAGACGGCGGCGAGGGGTGTGTGCCGGTGCGTCTCGGCCAGCGCCGACGGGCTCAGCCCGTGCTCGTCCATCTCGATCGGCACGAGGGTCACCCCGTGTCTGGCCGCGATCGACTTGACCACCGGATAGGTCAGCTCCTCCACGCCGAGACGCTGGCCGGGCCGGGCGAGGGTGACGAGGGCCGCCGCGATGGACTGCCGTCCGCTGCCGGTGAACAGCATCCGGTCGGCCTCGGGCTGCCAGCCGCCCCGGCCGAGGAACCCGGCACCGACGGCGCGGGCCTCGGCTGTCGCGTACACGGGCACCGGGTTGAGAACCGCGGTCAGCGCGGAGGGCTCCAGAACGCGGGCGATCGAGCGGGCGAGCATCGGCACCTGCTCGGCCAAAACGGGGAAGTTGGCCTCCAGGTCGATCATCGCGGGTCCGTGCTCGACGGTCGGCGGCCCGGCCTCGCCGAGGACGAAGGTGCCCCGGCCGATCTCGCCTGCGGTCAGGCCGCGCCGGGTGAGCTCCTGGTAGACCCGGGCGGCGGTGGAGACGGCCATCCCGCGGCGGCGGGCGAACTCCCGCTGCGGCAGCAGGCGCTCACCGGGGCGCAGCCTGCCGGACCGGATGTCGGCCTCGACGTCATCGGCGACGAGTCGGAAGTCGTCCATCAGGTGGCCTTTCGCCCGGGGTCGCAAGTGCTCGCCGCATCGTGCGCCGCGCCCCACGCTCCTGTCAATTGATCCGAGGTAGTGAATAATTGCACCGATCATTTTCGGAGTGGCGTCCATCACATCCGGCAGTGCACACGAGTGACCTGGGCCCGCGTGACCGTCAGATTTCCGCACCATGGCAACCATTGACTCCGCTCTCTCCCCCGGTGCAATACTCCGGTCAATAGCTGAGCTAGCTCGGTGCATTGGGGGATGAGATGGGTCCGACACCATGGCGGGAATCGGTGCGGCTGGAGCCCGGCGGACTCCTGCGCGGCGGCACCCAGGCACTGTGGACGGACGGCGACCTCGCCCTGAGCCGGGACCACTTCGACGCCGCCTACCGCGCCGCCGAGGCGACGGGCGACGGCGAGGCGCTCGCGCTCGCCGCCGCCGGCCTCGGCGGGCTCTGGGTACACGAGCACCGCGGCGTCCAGGTCGCCACCCTCACCCGCGACCGGCTCCGCCGGGCCGTCGCCGCGACCGAACCCGCCTCACCGCTCGGCATCCGGCTGCGCGCCCGGCTCGCCGCCGAGCACGAGTACAGCATCGGCGAGCACGCGGCGACCCTCGCGCTCGTCGACGAGGCCCGCCGCTGCGGCGACCAGATCGCGATCTTCGACACGGCGAGCCTCGCCTTCCACTGCGCACTCGGACCTGGCCTCGGCGAGCTGCGCCGCTCGCTCAGCGACGAGATCATCAGCGCCGCCATCGCCAACGGGTGCCGCAGCGACCTGCTGATGGGGCTGCTGTGGCGGGTCGTCGGTCTCCTGCTCGACGGCGACGCACTGGCCGACCGTGCCCTCACCGAACTGCGTGCGGAGCTCGCCGACCGGGACCACCTCGCGGTCGCCTTCGTGGTCCAGGCGATCGAGGTGATGCTCCGCATCCGAGCGGGCCGGTTCGCCGAGGCGCGGAGCCTCGCCGCCGACTGCGCCGACCTCGGCAGATCGGCCGGCGACGTCGACGCCCTCGGCTGGCACGGCGCCCAGCTCGTCGCGATCGCCTGGTT
It contains:
- a CDS encoding aminotransferase-like domain-containing protein, with translation MDDFRLVADDVEADIRSGRLRPGERLLPQREFARRRGMAVSTAARVYQELTRRGLTAGEIGRGTFVLGEAGPPTVEHGPAMIDLEANFPVLAEQVPMLARSIARVLEPSALTAVLNPVPVYATAEARAVGAGFLGRGGWQPEADRMLFTGSGRQSIAAALVTLARPGQRLGVEELTYPVVKSIAARHGVTLVPIEMDEHGLSPSALAETHRHTPLAAVYVQPTLHNPLGTTMPAQRRAELGACLADLGLVAIEDGINSFLDDEALPLAAYAPQQTIGVDSLSKRVGAGLNLGFVHGPARLTEPLAAAIRSWTWTAPGLALACAVTVLADGTAERIIRLKQRDAVFRHAIAGEVLAEFDLQSDPRAYHVWWRLPGKWTSDAFTSAAARLGIVISPASDFAVAPAPEAVRLSLSSPDPVALRRSLELLAGVARTIPSEVGAAY